GTCACGAGCGCAGCGAGTTCGTGGACGCCGTCGAGGAGGTGGTCGCCTGATGCAGCGCTACGAACAGGCCGTCTGGAGCGAGACGGACGGTCCCCGGTACGAGCCCTTGCTCGCGGAGAAGAACGAACGGACAGTCGGCGTCCAGGAGCGGTCGTCGCTGCCCGACGACGTGACGCGAGACTCCGTGACGCTTCCGGAACTCTCGGAGCCCGAGCTCGCGCGCCACTACACGCGGCTCTCCCAGATGAACTACGGCGTCGAGAACGGACCGTTCCCGCTGGGGTCGTGTACGATGAAGTACAACCCGAAGTTCACCGAGGACCTCGCCGCACTTCCCGACGCGGCTGTGCATCCGGACCGGTCGGCCGGGAGCACGCAGGGCACGCTCGCGGTGTACGCGAAGCTGCAGGACTACCTGGGCCGGATCGGCGGGATGGACGCGGTCACGCTCCAGCCCCCGGCGGGCGCCGCCGGCGAGTTCACGGGCATCCTCGTCGCCAGGGCGTACCACGAGCACAACGGCGAGGGGGACCGCAGCGAAGTGATCGTGCCCGCGAGCGCCCACGGGACGAACTTCGCGAGCGCGGTGATGGCGGGGTACGAGGTGGTCGAACTCTCGCCGGGCGACGACGGACGGGTCGACCTCGACGCGCTGGAGGCCGCCGTCGGTGAGGACACGGCGGCGCTGATGCTCACGAACCCGAACACGCTCGGGCTGTTCGAGCGCGACATCGAGCAGATCGCCGAGCTCGTTCACGACGCCGGCGGCCTGCTCTACTACGACGGCGCGAACCTCAACGCCCTGCTGGGGCAGGCCCGGCCTGGCGACATGGGCTTCGACGTCATGCACTTCAACCTCCACAAGACGTTCGCGACACCCCACGGCGGTGGCGGGCCAGGTGCCGGACCGATCGGCGTCACCGAGGAGTTAGCCGACTTCCTCCCCGCACCGCAGGTCCGGGACGACGGCGGCGAGTACGAGCTGTACGAGCCGGCACACTCCGTCGGGAAGGTTCACGGCGCGATGGGGAACTGGCTCGTCCTGCTGAAAGCCTACGCGTAC
Above is a window of Halomarina ordinaria DNA encoding:
- the gcvPB gene encoding aminomethyl-transferring glycine dehydrogenase subunit GcvPB — encoded protein: MQRYEQAVWSETDGPRYEPLLAEKNERTVGVQERSSLPDDVTRDSVTLPELSEPELARHYTRLSQMNYGVENGPFPLGSCTMKYNPKFTEDLAALPDAAVHPDRSAGSTQGTLAVYAKLQDYLGRIGGMDAVTLQPPAGAAGEFTGILVARAYHEHNGEGDRSEVIVPASAHGTNFASAVMAGYEVVELSPGDDGRVDLDALEAAVGEDTAALMLTNPNTLGLFERDIEQIAELVHDAGGLLYYDGANLNALLGQARPGDMGFDVMHFNLHKTFATPHGGGGPGAGPIGVTEELADFLPAPQVRDDGGEYELYEPAHSVGKVHGAMGNWLVLLKAYAYIERLGDHGLADTSSKAVLNANYLESQVDLDVPFGPFHHEFVASAGDQDAADFAKRMLDYGVHPPTTKWPEIVSEALMTEPTELESKDTLDQLAEAFNAVADEDEQSLSTAPESTAASRIDQTNAARNPRLSWHDLE